A genomic window from Levilactobacillus yonginensis includes:
- a CDS encoding Crp/Fnr family transcriptional regulator has translation MDHAHQHEHSIERELECVSQVPIFQRLADEQLISVAQVTRPIHAAKGGTVFSTGEVSQTLYIVNTGQVRLYHLGDDGREQVLRVLNPGDFIGEIALFTDEIHSSYAEATKKTELCTISRQSLTKLIAGMPELSMNLLGALADRLKSAERQATLLAIPDALPRLAGYLQELSGHQTGTFDLPMSKQDLAAYLGMTPESLSRKLRQLTTDGVIETVGRRQVRVTNADELAAVAPE, from the coding sequence ATGGATCACGCGCACCAGCATGAACATTCGATTGAACGGGAATTAGAGTGTGTTTCACAGGTGCCTATTTTTCAGCGCTTGGCCGATGAACAACTGATTTCCGTTGCCCAGGTCACGCGCCCGATTCACGCTGCTAAGGGGGGGACCGTCTTCAGTACGGGAGAAGTGTCCCAGACCCTATACATCGTCAACACTGGTCAAGTTCGACTCTATCATTTAGGGGACGATGGTCGTGAACAGGTCTTACGGGTTCTGAATCCTGGCGACTTTATTGGTGAGATTGCCTTATTTACTGATGAAATCCATTCGTCTTACGCTGAAGCGACTAAGAAGACGGAACTCTGCACAATTTCCCGTCAGTCACTGACCAAGCTGATTGCGGGGATGCCAGAACTCTCTATGAACTTACTGGGGGCCCTAGCAGACCGGCTGAAGTCGGCTGAGCGGCAAGCAACACTGCTGGCTATTCCAGATGCCTTGCCTCGACTCGCAGGCTACCTGCAGGAGTTGAGTGGCCACCAGACGGGGACGTTTGACTTGCCGATGAGTAAGCAGGACTTAGCTGCTTATTTGGGCATGACGCCCGAATCGTTGAGTAGAAAGTTGCGGCAATTAACCACTGATGGGGTAATCGAAACGGTTGGTCGGCGTCAAGTGCGGGTGACGAACGCTGATGAATTAGCTGCCGTAGCCCCAGAATAG
- the asnB gene encoding asparagine synthase (glutamine-hydrolyzing), with the protein MCGFVGYVNQKDVPTTTINDMADRIKHRGPDDEAYFHDEQAVMGFRRLSIIDLAHGKQPMYNNDQTKVLTFNGEIYNYQEIRAELLKLGYKFQTDVDSEVLIHGYDAWGPKLLDRLRGMYAFVIYDQVKNEVFGARDHFGIKPLYYYDDGESFMWGSEIKSFLEHPNFKKEFNEALLPIHLSFEFIPSRDTMFKNVYKVLPGQYFLHHANGETETHRYFKFSYDHIDNSQTIEEDAKKIRGIVDESVKAHMIADVEVGSFLSSGIDSSYVLNEASKLQPIQSFSLGFKNSKYSELSWSSEFAKEIKQKNTPLYMTGDDYFDILPTIMYYMDEPLSNPSAMQLYYLSKGTRESVKVALSGEGADEFFGGYNTYLEAIPFERYQKWVPKGIRKMLGGIAEKFPRFHGRRFLVRGAQPLSERYYRVNYVFDYHDRNKILKNPSLNQDAGAYTKHFFDDVKDLDEMTQMQYFDINTWLPFDILHKADRMSMANSLEVRTPLVDKEVAKFAATMPVKTRIRADETKISLRTAAEAELPERVAKKEKMGFPSPIATWIKTEPYKSRIIEAFNSDVAHKFFNTDALMDILHEHINGKSSMQKIFTIYTFILWYEVYFPEETTAKTVDLVRRTQV; encoded by the coding sequence ATGTGTGGATTCGTTGGCTATGTTAATCAAAAGGACGTTCCGACCACAACAATTAATGATATGGCGGATCGGATCAAGCACCGGGGGCCCGATGATGAGGCCTACTTCCATGATGAACAAGCCGTAATGGGTTTCCGGCGCCTGTCAATTATTGACTTGGCGCATGGTAAGCAGCCCATGTATAACAATGATCAAACAAAAGTTTTAACCTTTAATGGTGAAATTTATAACTACCAAGAAATTCGGGCAGAATTATTGAAGCTTGGTTATAAGTTCCAAACGGACGTGGACTCAGAAGTTCTGATTCACGGGTACGACGCTTGGGGTCCTAAGTTGTTGGACCGGTTACGGGGGATGTACGCCTTCGTCATCTACGATCAAGTTAAAAATGAAGTTTTTGGTGCCCGGGACCACTTTGGTATCAAACCCCTTTACTATTACGATGACGGTGAGTCATTCATGTGGGGCTCAGAAATCAAGTCATTCTTGGAACACCCTAACTTTAAGAAGGAATTCAATGAAGCACTCTTACCAATTCACTTGAGTTTTGAGTTTATTCCTTCACGGGATACCATGTTCAAGAATGTTTACAAGGTATTGCCTGGTCAATACTTCTTGCACCATGCCAATGGTGAAACTGAGACGCATCGTTACTTCAAGTTTAGTTATGATCATATCGACAACAGCCAAACGATTGAAGAAGATGCTAAGAAGATTCGTGGGATCGTTGATGAATCTGTTAAGGCACATATGATTGCCGACGTTGAAGTTGGGAGTTTCTTATCCAGTGGGATCGATTCTTCTTACGTTTTGAATGAAGCTTCTAAACTACAACCAATTCAATCGTTCTCCCTAGGGTTTAAGAACTCTAAGTACAGTGAATTGAGCTGGTCTTCAGAATTTGCTAAGGAAATCAAGCAGAAGAACACGCCACTGTACATGACCGGTGATGATTACTTTGATATCTTGCCAACGATTATGTACTACATGGATGAACCTTTATCTAACCCTTCAGCTATGCAATTGTATTACCTGTCGAAGGGGACGCGTGAGTCCGTGAAGGTGGCCTTATCTGGTGAAGGTGCTGATGAATTCTTTGGTGGGTACAACACCTACCTCGAAGCTATTCCATTCGAACGTTACCAGAAGTGGGTTCCTAAAGGGATTCGAAAGATGCTTGGGGGGATTGCTGAAAAGTTCCCTCGGTTCCATGGTCGGCGGTTCTTGGTCCGTGGTGCGCAACCATTGAGTGAACGTTACTACCGGGTCAATTATGTCTTTGACTATCATGACCGGAACAAGATTCTGAAGAATCCTAGTCTCAACCAAGATGCTGGTGCTTACACCAAGCACTTCTTTGATGACGTTAAGGATTTAGATGAAATGACGCAAATGCAATACTTTGATATCAATACGTGGTTGCCTTTTGATATTTTACACAAAGCTGACCGCATGAGTATGGCAAACTCGCTGGAAGTACGGACACCATTAGTCGATAAAGAAGTGGCGAAGTTTGCTGCTACAATGCCGGTTAAGACGCGGATTCGGGCTGATGAGACCAAGATTTCTCTGCGGACAGCGGCTGAGGCAGAGTTGCCTGAGCGGGTTGCTAAGAAGGAAAAGATGGGCTTCCCATCACCAATTGCAACGTGGATCAAGACGGAACCTTACAAGTCCCGAATCATCGAAGCGTTTAATTCTGACGTGGCCCACAAATTCTTTAACACGGACGCCTTGATGGACATTCTTCACGAACACATCAACGGTAAGTCTAGCATGCAAAAGATCTTTACAATTTACACGTTTATCCTCTGGTATGAAGTCTACTTCCCAGAAGAGACGACGGCTAAGACGGTGGACTTGGTTCGCCGCACACAAGTTTAA
- a CDS encoding carboxylate--amine ligase: METKDGKKFTPILLGSDFNVYGMARSFYELYHEPVQAFASIQLAPTRYTKVVNLELIPGFDEDPVWIESMRKLKERYANHPEPVILIGCGDGYADLISRHKAELEDVFICPYIDHDLLITLSEKRSFYDVCEKYGLPYPATRIITKADVEGDKPVDQPFDYPVALKPANSVEWLDIHFDGRKKAYRIQSEAEFRDILKKAYDAGYTSEMILQDFIPGDDSRMRVVNAYVDQHHHVKMMCLGHPLLEDPAPSAIGNYVAIIPEYNDTIYDQIQKFLESIEFTGYANFDMKYDDRDQTFKLFDINLRQGRSSFFVTLAGYNLADWVVKDYVKGELVDAPTVRANKDEKTHALWMGVPVKVFKQYTRENADKDRALKLIAAGKYGTTYRYDEDMNLKRWALIQWMQHNYTVNFKKYFAENKG; encoded by the coding sequence ATGGAAACCAAAGATGGAAAAAAATTCACCCCGATTCTCTTAGGTAGTGACTTCAACGTTTATGGGATGGCCCGGTCATTCTACGAACTCTACCATGAACCTGTTCAAGCCTTTGCCAGTATTCAGTTAGCGCCAACGCGTTACACGAAGGTGGTCAACTTGGAATTAATTCCAGGTTTTGACGAAGATCCCGTTTGGATCGAATCCATGCGGAAACTGAAGGAACGGTACGCTAACCATCCAGAACCCGTTATTTTGATTGGTTGTGGAGATGGGTATGCCGATCTGATCAGTCGTCACAAGGCTGAACTAGAAGACGTCTTCATCTGCCCATACATTGATCATGATTTGTTGATCACCTTGAGTGAAAAGCGGAGCTTCTACGATGTCTGCGAAAAGTATGGCTTGCCATACCCAGCTACGCGAATCATTACAAAGGCCGATGTTGAGGGCGATAAGCCAGTTGATCAACCTTTTGACTACCCAGTGGCGTTAAAGCCTGCTAACAGTGTTGAATGGTTAGACATCCACTTCGATGGTCGGAAGAAAGCTTACCGGATTCAATCCGAAGCTGAATTCCGGGACATCCTGAAGAAGGCTTATGACGCTGGCTACACCTCTGAAATGATTTTGCAAGACTTCATTCCTGGGGATGACAGTCGGATGCGTGTGGTTAATGCTTACGTTGACCAACACCATCATGTGAAGATGATGTGTTTGGGTCATCCATTATTGGAAGATCCCGCACCATCAGCTATCGGAAATTACGTTGCGATTATTCCTGAATACAATGACACCATCTATGATCAAATTCAGAAATTCCTTGAATCCATTGAATTCACTGGTTATGCAAACTTCGATATGAAGTACGATGACCGTGATCAGACCTTTAAGTTGTTTGATATCAACTTACGTCAGGGTCGGAGTAGTTTCTTCGTGACCTTAGCCGGGTATAACTTGGCTGATTGGGTCGTGAAGGATTATGTTAAGGGTGAATTAGTTGATGCGCCAACGGTTCGGGCTAACAAAGACGAGAAGACCCATGCTTTATGGATGGGTGTTCCTGTCAAGGTCTTCAAGCAGTACACCCGTGAAAATGCGGACAAAGATCGTGCTTTAAAACTGATTGCCGCTGGTAAATACGGCACTACTTATCGGTATGACGAAGATATGAACCTGAAGCGCTGGGCGTTGATCCAATGGATGCAACATAATTACACAGTTAACTTCAAAAAATACTTTGCAGAAAATAAGGGGTAA